In Musa acuminata AAA Group cultivar baxijiao chromosome BXJ2-3, Cavendish_Baxijiao_AAA, whole genome shotgun sequence, the following proteins share a genomic window:
- the LOC103979544 gene encoding pyruvate, phosphate dikinase, chloroplastic-like isoform X1, which yields MNPMLGFRGCRLGILYPELTKMHARAIFEAAISMSNQGVKVLPEIMVPLTGTPQEFEHQVSLIRTVAQQAFTEMGTSISYKVGTMIEVPRAALVADEIAVQAEFFSFGTNDLTQMTFEYSRDDVRKFLPIYLSKGILQNDPFEVLDQKGVGQLIKIAAERGRRARPDLKSLFELNILVDRDQLEESSRRCLKLKQAHCNQVRFVHGITSSCRSFVKRRGISVKHSFLGDLIKYIIFSNTRFFILPLSSRIQLFKFHIYRTIKIVPQMVLPVTPFE from the exons ATGAATCCCATGCTCGGTTTCCGTGGTTGCAG GCTTGGCATATTATATCCGGAGTTGACCAAAATGCATGCACGGGCCATATTTGAAGCTGCAATCTCCATGAGCAATCAGGGAGTGAAAGTCTTGCCAGAGATAATGGTTCCTCTCACAGGAACACCTCAG GAGTTTGAGCATCAAGTGAGTCTGATAAGAACAGTGGCACAGCAAGCCTTCACTGAGATGGGAACCTCCATAAGCTACAAGGTCGGAACCATGATCGAGGTTCCAAGGGCTGCCCTTGTTGCAGATGAG ATTGCTGTGCAGGCAGAGTTCTTCTCTTTTGGAACAAATGACCTCACACAGATGACGTTTGAATACAGTAGGGATGATGTCCGCAAGTTTCTTCCCATCTACTTATCCAAAGGCATCCTCCAAAATGATCCCTTTGAG GTGCTTGATCAGAAAGGAGTAGGTCAGCTCATTAAGATTGCTGCAGAAAGAGGCAGAAGAGCTAGGCCTGATCTCAAG AGCTTGTTTGAATTGAATATCTTGGTTGATCGTGATCAATTGGAAGAGTCATCGAGAAGATGCCTCAAGCTGAAACAAGCACATTGTAATCAAGTTAGATTCGTTCATGGCATTACTTCATCATGTAGGAGTTTTGTGAAG AGACGAGGAATTTCTGTTAAACACAGCTTTCTCGGTGATCTCATCAAGTACATTATCTTTTCAAATACTAGATTCTTTATTCTACCTTTATCTAGCCGGATACAACTCtttaaatttcatatatatagAACAATTAAGATTGTTCCTCAGATGGTTCTGCCTGTGACTCCTTTTGAATAA
- the LOC103979544 gene encoding pyruvate, phosphate dikinase, chloroplastic-like isoform X3, whose translation MNPMLGFRGCRLGILYPELTKMHARAIFEAAISMSNQGVKVLPEIMVPLTGTPQEFEHQVSLIRTVAQQAFTEMGTSISYKVGTMIEVPRAALVADEIAVQAEFFSFGTNDLTQMTFEYSRDDVRKFLPIYLSKGILQNDPFEVLDQKGVGQLIKIAAERGRRARPDLKSLFELNILVDRDQLEESSRRCLKLKQAHCNQVRFVHGITSSCRSFVKVLDTCQRRGISVKHSFLGDLIKLAANQISGCGNT comes from the exons ATGAATCCCATGCTCGGTTTCCGTGGTTGCAG GCTTGGCATATTATATCCGGAGTTGACCAAAATGCATGCACGGGCCATATTTGAAGCTGCAATCTCCATGAGCAATCAGGGAGTGAAAGTCTTGCCAGAGATAATGGTTCCTCTCACAGGAACACCTCAG GAGTTTGAGCATCAAGTGAGTCTGATAAGAACAGTGGCACAGCAAGCCTTCACTGAGATGGGAACCTCCATAAGCTACAAGGTCGGAACCATGATCGAGGTTCCAAGGGCTGCCCTTGTTGCAGATGAG ATTGCTGTGCAGGCAGAGTTCTTCTCTTTTGGAACAAATGACCTCACACAGATGACGTTTGAATACAGTAGGGATGATGTCCGCAAGTTTCTTCCCATCTACTTATCCAAAGGCATCCTCCAAAATGATCCCTTTGAG GTGCTTGATCAGAAAGGAGTAGGTCAGCTCATTAAGATTGCTGCAGAAAGAGGCAGAAGAGCTAGGCCTGATCTCAAG AGCTTGTTTGAATTGAATATCTTGGTTGATCGTGATCAATTGGAAGAGTCATCGAGAAGATGCCTCAAGCTGAAACAAGCACATTGTAATCAAGTTAGATTCGTTCATGGCATTACTTCATCATGTAGGAGTTTTGTGAAG GTTTTGGATACTTGTCAGAGACGAGGAATTTCTGTTAAACACAGCTTTCTCGGTGATCTCATCAA GCTTGCTGCAAATCAGATCAGCGGTTGTGGAAACACATAA
- the LOC103979545 gene encoding probable protein phosphatase 2C 35, producing the protein MACVHVECFGHYKKWCRCRCNCCVHVHCHATHAAADPSRVHEYDPSIAPPHRVRHVLFGASLGSSAIPCVGLPLQYSSLTQRGYYPGWPDRANEDNFCVKTQFQGNPDLHFFGVFDGHGDFDAQCSAFVRDRLTDILAGDPHLWENTTEAYRSTFAATNMALHDSEIDDSSSGTTAVTVLVRGDNLVMANVGDSRVVAGVWDGDRVVAEDLSSDHKPLREDERERLRQYGAMVSGEEDPNARSWSDNEETYRPDPPRLWVRDFGLALWRSFGDSDLESVGLIAVPELKVVKLTANHSFFDFLSSQAVAGG; encoded by the coding sequence ATGGCATGTGTGCATGTCGAGTGCTTTGGCCATTACAAGAAGTGGTGCCGctgccgctgcaactgctgcgtcCACGTCCACTGCCATGCCACCCACGCCGCCGCTGACCCTTCCCGAGTCCACGAATACGACCCCTCGATTGCCCCGCCCCACAGGGTTCGCCACGTCCTGTTCGGAGCCTCGCTCGGCTCCTCCGCCATCCCATGCGTCGGCCTCCCCCTGCAATACTCCTCCCTCACGCAGCGGGGCTACTACCCCGGCTGGCCGGACCGCGCCAACGAGGACAACTTCTGCGTGAAGACGCAATTCCAGGGCAACCCGGACCTCCACTTCTTCGGCGTGTTCGACGGCCACGGAGACTTCGACGCCCAGTGCTCCGCGTTCGTCCGTGACAGGCTCACGGACATCTTGGCCGGTGACCCTCACCTGTGGGAAAACACCACGGAAGCATACCGCTCGACCTTCGCCGCCACAAACATGGCGCTCCACGACAGCGAGATTGACGATTCCTCGAGCGGCACCACCGCGGTCACAGTTCTCGTTCGGGGGGACAACCTCGTCATGGCGAACGTGGGGGACTCGCGGGTGGTGGCAGGCGTTTGGGACGGAGATCGTGTGGTGGCGGAGGACCTGTCGAGCGACCATAAGCCGCTCCGGGAGGACGAGCGCGAGAGGTTGAGGCAGTACGGGGCGATGGTGTCGGGGGAGGAGGATCCCAACGCACGGAGCTGGAGCGACAACGAGGAGACGTACAGACCTGATCCACCGAGGCTGTGGGTGCGGGACTTCGGATTGGCTTTATGGAGGAGCTTCGGAGACTCGGACTTGGAGAGCGTCGGCTTGATTGCCGTGCCGGAGCTGAAGGTGGTGAAACTAACCGCGAACCATTCATTCTTTGACTTCCTCTCAAGTCAAGCCGTGGCCGGAGGGTAA
- the LOC135608194 gene encoding UDP-glycosyltransferase 73D1-like: protein MESGLRNLHFVLIPWLGMSHTIPMIDIGRLLAERGVTVTVVMTRDGAARLSPTIAQIASSGLPIRFATLPLPSVEVGLPEGCETGDSLPSMDLMPNLYRGSKFLRQPLEELLREQTIAPSCIICGARYPWTPEVARELGIPCFIFQGFCSFALLCMHNLYCYRPHERASSPTEPFVVPGLPFHFEIARQQLPLQFQLLPRFTEICNEVREGELAMDGVLVNSVDELEPGYAERLAAASGKKVYTIGPVSLCYKSGRLDMANRGKKLSVDASRCLDWLDSMKPRSVIYVSFGSFGSFAPAQLMELGYGLLASNRPFIWVINGLERFPGAVDQWLQEKLEKEGDSKCLLIRGWAPQVMILSHPAVGGFLTHCGWNSTLESASAGVPMATWPLFSEQFLNEKLILDVLGIGVAVGVKTSMQQMRQSPEEGARISREEVAKAVERLMDGGQEGEERRRRAKEFGEKARKAMMEGGSSYENVTRLIELVATKAKE from the coding sequence ATGGAGTCCGGTCTTAGGAACCTCCACTTTGTTCTCATCCCGTGGCTGGGCATGAGCCACACGATTCCCATGATCGACATCGGCCGCCTGCTCGCCGAGCGTGGCGTGACCGTCACCGTCGTGATGACGCGGGACGGTGCCGCTCGACTGAGCCCGACCATCGCCCAAATCGCCAGCTCGGGTCTTCCCATCCGCTTCGCCACCCTCCCCTTACCCTCGGTGGAGGTGGGCCTCCCGGAGGGCTGCGAGACCGGCGACAGCCTACCCTCCATGGACTTGATGCCCAACCTCTACCGCGGATCCAAGTTTCTGCGGCAGCCCTTGGAGGAGCTGCTTCGAGAGCAGACGATCGCCCCGAGCTGCATCATCTGTGGCGCGCGCTACCCGTGGACTCCGGAGGTTGCTCGCGAGCTCGGCATTCCATGCTTCATCTTCCAAGGCTTTTGCTCCTTCGCACTTCTTTGCATGCACAACCTCTACTGTTACAGGCCCCATGAGCGCGCGTCGTCCCCGACCGAGCCCTTCGTAGTCCCAGGCTTGCCATTTCATTTCGAGATCGCCAGGCAGCAACTACCACTTCAATTCCAGTTGTTGCCTCGTTTCACGGAGATTTGCAATGAAGTACGAGAGGGCGAATTAGCCATGGACGGTGTCCTCGTCAACAGTGTCGACGAATTGGAGCCAGGATATGCCGAGCGCTTAGCGGCGGCCTCCGGGAAGAAGGTGTACACCATCGGACCGGTGTCGCTGTGTTATAAATCAGGGAGGTTGGACATGGCTAATAGGGGTAAGAAGCTGTCAGTGGATGCAAGCCGATGCTTAGATTGGCTTGATTCGATGAAGCCACGGTCCGTGATCTACGTCAGTTTCGGTAGCTTCGGCAGCTTCGCACCCGCACAACTGATGGAGCTCGGCTACGGTCTGCTCGCCTCAAACAGGCCATTCATCTGGGTCATCAATGGCCTGGAAAGGTTTCCGGGCGCAGTAGACCAATGGCTGCAAGAGAAGCTCGAGAAAGAAGGTGACTCAAAGTGTCTCTTGATCAGGGGGTGGGCGCCGCAGGTGATGATCCTGTCGCACCCGGCGGTGGGTGGTTTCTTGacgcactgcgggtggaactcgacGCTGGAGAGCGCGAGTGCGGGCGTACCGATGGCGACATGGCCGCTCTTCTCGGAGCAATTCCTCAACGAGAAGTTGATCCTGGATGTGCTCGGGATCGGAGTCGCGGTGGGCGTCAAGACCTCCATGCAGCAGATGAGGCAATCGCCGGAAGAGGGAGCGCGGATCTCGAGGGAGGAAGTCGCTAAGGCCGTGGAGAGGTTGATGGACGGAGGGCAGGagggagaagagaggagaaggagagctAAAGAATTTGGAGAGAAGGCACGGAAAGCGATGATGGAGGGAGGTTCTTCGTATGAGAACGTGACACGATTGATTGAATTGGTGGCAACAAAAGCGAAGGAATAG
- the LOC103978885 gene encoding UDP-glycosyltransferase 73D1-like, whose translation MESGLRNLHFVLIPWLGMSHTIPMIDIGRLLAERGVTVTVVMTRDGAARLSPTIAQIASSGLPIRFATLPLPSVEVGLPEGCETGDSLPSMDLMPNLYRGSKFLRQPLEELLREQTIAPSCIICGACYPWTPEVARELGIPCFIFQGFGSFALLCMHNLYCYRTHERASSPTEPFVLPGLPFHFEIARQQLPLQFQLLPRFTEMCNEVREGELAMDGVLVNSVDELEPGYAERLAAASGKKVCTIGPVSLCYRSGRLDVANRGKKLSVDASRCLDWLDSMKPRSVIYVSFGSVGSFAPAQLMELGYGLLASNRPFIWVINGLERFPGAVDQWLQEKLEKEGDSKCLLIRGWAPQVMILSHPAVGGFLTHCGWNSTLESASAGVPMATWPLFSEQFLNEKLILDVLGIGVAVGVKTSMQQMRQSPEEGARISREEVAKAVERLMDGGQEGEERRRRAEEFGEKARKAMMEGGSSYENVTRLIELVATKAKE comes from the coding sequence ATGGAGTCCGGTCTTAGGAACCTCCACTTTGTTCTCATCCCGTGGTTGGGCATGAGCCACACGATTCCCATGATCGACATCGGCCGCCTGCTCGCCGAGCGTGGCGTGACCGTCACCGTCGTGATGACGCGGGACGGTGCCGCTCGACTGAGCCCGACCATCGCCCAAATCGCCAGCTCGGGTCTTCCCATCCGCTTCGCCACCCTCCCCTTACCCTCGGTGGAGGTGGGCCTCCCGGAGGGCTGCGAGACCGGCGACAGCCTACCCTCCATGGACTTGATGCCCAACCTCTACCGCGGATCCAAGTTTCTGCGGCAGCCCTTGGAGGAGCTGCTTCGAGAGCAGACGATCGCCCCGAGCTGCATCATCTGTGGCGCGTGCTACCCGTGGACTCCGGAGGTTGCTCGCGAGCTCGGCATTCCATGCTTCATCTTCCAAGGCTTTGGCTCCTTCGCACTTCTTTGCATGCACAACCTCTACTGTTACAGGACCCATGAGCGCGCGTCGTCCCCGACCGAGCCCTTCGTGCTCCCAGGCTTGCCATTTCATTTCGAGATCGCCAGGCAGCAACTACCACTTCAATTCCAGTTGTTGCCTCGTTTCACGGAGATGTGCAATGAAGTACGAGAGGGCGAACTCGCCATGGACGGTGTCCTCGTCAACAGTGTCGACGAATTGGAGCCAGGATATGCCGAGCGCTTAGCGGCGGCCTCCGGGAAGAAGGTGTGCACCATCGGACCGGTGTCGCTGTGTTATAGATCAGGGAGGTTGGACGTGGCTAATAGGGGTAAGAAGCTGTCAGTGGATGCAAGCCGATGCTTAGATTGGCTTGATTCGATGAAGCCACGGTCCGTGATCTACGTCAGTTTCGGTAGCGTCGGCAGCTTCGCACCCGCACAACTGATGGAGCTCGGCTACGGTCTGCTCGCCTCAAACAGGCCATTCATCTGGGTCATCAATGGCCTGGAAAGGTTTCCGGGCGCAGTAGACCAATGGCTGCAAGAGAAGCTCGAGAAAGAAGGTGACTCAAAGTGTCTCTTGATCAGGGGGTGGGCGCCGCAGGTGATGATCCTGTCGCACCCGGCGGTGGGTGGTTTCTTGacgcactgcgggtggaactcgacGCTGGAGAGCGCGAGTGCGGGCGTACCGATGGCGACATGGCCGCTCTTCTCGGAGCAATTCCTCAACGAGAAGTTGATCCTGGATGTGCTCGGGATCGGAGTCGCGGTGGGCGTCAAGACCTCCATGCAGCAGATGAGGCAATCGCCGGAAGAGGGAGCGCGGATCTCGAGGGAGGAAGTCGCTAAGGCCGTGGAGAGGTTGATGGACGGAGGGCAGGagggagaagagaggagaaggagagctGAAGAATTTGGAGAGAAGGCACGGAAAGCGATGATGGAGGGAGGTTCTTCGTATGAGAACGTGACACGATTGATTGAATTGGTGGCAACAAAAGCGAAGGAATAG
- the LOC103979544 gene encoding pyruvate, phosphate dikinase, chloroplastic-like isoform X4, with product MNPMLGFRGCRLGILYPELTKMHARAIFEAAISMSNQGVKVLPEIMVPLTGTPQEFEHQVSLIRTVAQQAFTEMGTSISYKVGTMIEVPRAALVADEIAVQAEFFSFGTNDLTQMTFEYSRDDVRKFLPIYLSKGILQNDPFEVLDQKGVGQLIKIAAERGRRARPDLKSLFELNILVDRDQLEESSRRCLKLKQAHCNQVRFVHGITSSCRSFVKRRGISVKHSFLGDLIKLAANQISGCGNT from the exons ATGAATCCCATGCTCGGTTTCCGTGGTTGCAG GCTTGGCATATTATATCCGGAGTTGACCAAAATGCATGCACGGGCCATATTTGAAGCTGCAATCTCCATGAGCAATCAGGGAGTGAAAGTCTTGCCAGAGATAATGGTTCCTCTCACAGGAACACCTCAG GAGTTTGAGCATCAAGTGAGTCTGATAAGAACAGTGGCACAGCAAGCCTTCACTGAGATGGGAACCTCCATAAGCTACAAGGTCGGAACCATGATCGAGGTTCCAAGGGCTGCCCTTGTTGCAGATGAG ATTGCTGTGCAGGCAGAGTTCTTCTCTTTTGGAACAAATGACCTCACACAGATGACGTTTGAATACAGTAGGGATGATGTCCGCAAGTTTCTTCCCATCTACTTATCCAAAGGCATCCTCCAAAATGATCCCTTTGAG GTGCTTGATCAGAAAGGAGTAGGTCAGCTCATTAAGATTGCTGCAGAAAGAGGCAGAAGAGCTAGGCCTGATCTCAAG AGCTTGTTTGAATTGAATATCTTGGTTGATCGTGATCAATTGGAAGAGTCATCGAGAAGATGCCTCAAGCTGAAACAAGCACATTGTAATCAAGTTAGATTCGTTCATGGCATTACTTCATCATGTAGGAGTTTTGTGAAG AGACGAGGAATTTCTGTTAAACACAGCTTTCTCGGTGATCTCATCAA GCTTGCTGCAAATCAGATCAGCGGTTGTGGAAACACATAA
- the LOC103979544 gene encoding pyruvate, phosphate dikinase, chloroplastic-like isoform X2 encodes MNPMLGFRGCRLGILYPELTKMHARAIFEAAISMSNQGVKVLPEIMVPLTGTPQEFEHQVSLIRTVAQQAFTEMGTSISYKVGTMIEVPRAALVADEIAVQAEFFSFGTNDLTQMTFEYSRDDVRKFLPIYLSKGILQNDPFEVLDQKGVGQLIKIAAERGRRARPDLKSLFELNILVDRDQLEESSRRCLKLKQAHCNQVRFVHGITSSCRSFVKACCKSDQRLWKHISSAVCILIITHKCRRGDRSCRKWKRKVKLACYKDRDCGR; translated from the exons ATGAATCCCATGCTCGGTTTCCGTGGTTGCAG GCTTGGCATATTATATCCGGAGTTGACCAAAATGCATGCACGGGCCATATTTGAAGCTGCAATCTCCATGAGCAATCAGGGAGTGAAAGTCTTGCCAGAGATAATGGTTCCTCTCACAGGAACACCTCAG GAGTTTGAGCATCAAGTGAGTCTGATAAGAACAGTGGCACAGCAAGCCTTCACTGAGATGGGAACCTCCATAAGCTACAAGGTCGGAACCATGATCGAGGTTCCAAGGGCTGCCCTTGTTGCAGATGAG ATTGCTGTGCAGGCAGAGTTCTTCTCTTTTGGAACAAATGACCTCACACAGATGACGTTTGAATACAGTAGGGATGATGTCCGCAAGTTTCTTCCCATCTACTTATCCAAAGGCATCCTCCAAAATGATCCCTTTGAG GTGCTTGATCAGAAAGGAGTAGGTCAGCTCATTAAGATTGCTGCAGAAAGAGGCAGAAGAGCTAGGCCTGATCTCAAG AGCTTGTTTGAATTGAATATCTTGGTTGATCGTGATCAATTGGAAGAGTCATCGAGAAGATGCCTCAAGCTGAAACAAGCACATTGTAATCAAGTTAGATTCGTTCATGGCATTACTTCATCATGTAGGAGTTTTGTGAAG GCTTGCTGCAAATCAGATCAGCGGTTGTGGAAACACATAAGTTCTGCTGTTTGTATTTTGATCATAACACATAAATGCAGAAGAGGAGATCGGTCCTGCAGAAAG TGGAAGCGGAAGGTAAAGTTAGCCTGCTACAAAGATCGTGACTGTGGAAGATAA
- the LOC135608193 gene encoding transcription termination factor MTERF4, chloroplastic-like encodes MKVQVLGRPGGHLLFSHPKSPIVCLAHQHPLAKNPIFDPEKPYRRRTHASSSAAPLATSAAPSRRAADVPGRPSPSSLYSRPSLQQMKAERAANRARVYEFLRSLGVVPDELDGLELPVTVDVMHERVEFLQSLGLTVDDINSYPLVLGCSVKKNIVPVLDYLGKLGVRKATFTEFLRRYPQVLHSSVVVDLMPVVKYLQGLDIRPNDIPRVLEKYPEVLGFKLEGTMSTSVAYLVGIGVARREIGGVLTRYPEILGMRVGKVIKPFVEYLESIGLPRLAVARLIEKRPHILGFSLEEQVKPNVEALLEFGIRQEAAASVIAQYPDIMGLELKAKLTSQQSLFESNILVDRDEFGRVIEKMPQAVSLSRSTVLKHVDFLKGCGFLLNQVGRMVVGCPQLLALNLDIMKMSFEYFQSEMDRDLEELVLFPAFFTYGIESTVRPRHRITSKRGIKCSLAWLLNCSDEKFEERMKYDSIGIEEMETEPSFDMKSLLQPRKDEESASEYDDSDYEDTDEEYL; translated from the coding sequence ATGAAGGTTCAAGTTCTCGGTCGCCCCGGCGGCCATTTGCTCTTCTCCCACCCCAAATCACCCATCGTCTGCCTCGCCCACCAACACCCCCTTGCGAAAAACCCCATCTTTGACCCCGAGAAACCCTACCGGAGACGGACGcacgcctcctcctccgccgcccctTTGGCTACTTCCGCTGCCCCTTCTCGCCGCGCCGCCGACGTCCCCGGCCGGCCCTCCCCCTCCTCCCTCTACTCGCGGCCCAGCCTCCAGCAGATGAAGGCCGAGCGTGCCGCCAACCGCGCCCGCGTCTACGAGTTCCTGCGCTCCCTCGGCGTCGTCCCCGACGAGCTCGACGGCCTCGAGCTACCCGTCACCGTCGACGTCATGCACGAGCGCGTCGAATTCCTCCAGTCCCTCGGCCTCACCGTGGACGACATCAACAGCTACCCGCTCGTCCTCGGCTGCAGCGTCAAAAAGAACATCGTGCCCGTGCTCGACTACCTCGGCAAGCTGGGCGTCCGCAAGGCCACATTCACCGAGTTCCTGCGGCGGTACCCGCAGGTCCTCCACTCCAGCGTCGTGGTGGACCTCATGCCGGTCGTCAAGTACTTGCAGGGCCTGGACATACGGCCCAACGACATCCCCAGGGTCCTCGAGAAGTACCCGGAGGTGCTCGGATTCAAATTAGAGGGCACCATGAGCACGTCGGTGGCGTATCTGGTTGGGATCGGCGTTGCGAGGAGAGAGATAGGTGGCGTCCTTACACGGTATCCAGAGATATTGGGGATGCGAGTGGGAAAGGTGATCAAGCCTTTCGTCGAGTACCTCGAGTCGATCGGATTACCAAGGCTTGCAGTTGCGAGACTGATAGAGAAAAGGCCTCATATCCTTGGCTTCAGCTTGGAGGAGCAGGTGAAACCCAATGTTGAGGCTTTGCTGGAGTTTGGTATTAGGCAGGAGGCAGCAGCTTCGGTGATAGCGCAATACCCGGATATTATGGGGCTCGAGCTGAAGGCTAAGCTTACTTCGCAGCAGAGCTTGTTTGAATCGAATATCTTGGTTGATCGTGATGAATTTGGAAGAGTCATCGAGAAGATGCCTCAAGCTGTTAGCCTAAGCCGCTCTACCGTATTGAAGCATGTAGATTTCCTCAAAGGCTGTGGCTTTTTGTTGAATCAAGTCGGCAGAATGGTCGTAGGGTGCCCCCAATTGCTCGCACTGAATCTTGATATCATGAAAATGAGCTTTGAGTATTTCCAGTCGGAGATGGATAGGGATTTGGAAGAACTTGTTTTATTTCCTGCTTTCTTTACCTATGGTATCGAGTCCACAGTGAGACCTAGGCATCGGATTACCTCTAAAAGAGGCATTAAGTGTTCTCTGGCATGGTTGCTTAACTGTAGTGATGAAAAATTCGAAGAACGGATGAAGTATGACTCTATTGGGATCGAAGAAATGGAAACAGAACCATCATTCGACATGAAATCTCTGTTACAGCCTAGGAAAGACGAAGAATCTGCTTCTGAATATGACGACAGTGATTATGAAGACACCGACGAAGAGTATCTATGA